The genomic segment ATGTTCATGATGCCGATGCCCCCCACCAGCAGGGAGATGGCGGCGATGCTGCCCAGCACGATGCTGAAGATTTGCTTGGTGCGCTCCGCCTGCCGCAGCAGTTCCACGGGCACGATGATGCGCCAGTCTTCTTTTTTGTGGTTCTTACCCAGTAGATGGCGGATGGCATTCGCGCGGCTTTCCACCTGGGTCACATCGTCCACCCTGACGATGGCTTCATGGAACTCCACCTTTTCCGCCTCAAAGCTGCCGCTGCGCATGCGAAAAAAAGTTTCCCCATACTGATCCATCAAGGTGGAAAAGGGGATCATCACCTGGGCGCTGCCCGCATTGCTGGCGCTGCTGCCGCCCTCTCCGCCGATGCGCTGCCCCTCATCTTCCATGATGCCCAGGATCTTGTAGTAATAGCCTTTCACCCGCACAGATTTGCCTTTGGGGGTGGAAAGTGGGAATAGCTTGGTCGCAGCCGTCTGGTTCAGCACGCAGACAGGCAGTTTTTCCTGAAGCTCCAGGTCGGTAAAAAAGCGCCCTTGAATCACCCGGCGATTCCGCATCTCCGGGTAAACGGGCAGCACGCCTAGGATCTGCCCATCCACACTGCGGTCCAGATTCCAGATGTTTTCACTCAGGATGCGGCTGGGTACCACCACGCTGACGCCCGGTACTGTTTGGCGGATTTGCTGCATGTCCCGCGTGGTCAGGCCGTATTCCAGCACCATGCTGCGCGCCTCTGCGGAGGAGCCTTGGCCATCGGGGGGTTTCACACTTTCCAAAATGATGTTCTGGCTGCCCAGGCGGCGGATCTGCTCTTGCGCCTCATGGCTGGCCCCTTCTCCGATGGCCAACATTGCCACCACCGAGGCCACGCCAAAGATGACCCCTAGAGCTGTGAGGAAAGAACGTAATTTGTTGAGCCAAATGCTCTTCATCCCTAGCGAGACAGTGCGCCACAGGTGCTGAGGCGAGGCGAAAAGGCGAAGAATGGGGTGGCGTGCGAGCAAAGACATCAAACAGAGGGGGACCTATACCACGGACTGAAAAGCCCACTTCCTTCAAACCACCGTGCACAAATGCACGAAGAGGCAGCAGGCAGCCTTCCCTCAGTCCAGCCAATTTTCCACTTGTAGGTCAGGCAGGGATTTAAAGTCCTTGAGATTGCGCGTGAGCAAGATGGCGTCATGGGCAATACAGATGCCCGCGATTTTCAGGTCTTGTGTGCCGACCTGTGGAAAACTCTTGCGCAGGCGCAAGAAAACAGCCGCCGAGTTAGAATCAAAGGGAAGGATTGAGAGGTCCATCAACAATTCGAGGCTGTGCTGAAACTGCTGATAGCCGTGAATTTGTTTGGCGCTACCCGCCTTTTGTTTTCGAATAAAGGCCGACCAGCCTTCCGTCACTTCTTGAGCTGTAATGATGGTAGTAAAAACATCGGCTTCATGTTTCGAAAACCGTTGTTTCAGTCTTTCTCCCCGTTCGGTGCCATGTACCAGCTCGGCAAAATGATTGGTATCGAGGATGGTAAAAGCCACCTCACCAATCCTCCTGATTGGCTCTTTTCCTCCATTGACTGCCTAATTTTAGAGCTTCGGCGAGGTGGTTGTCCCCCTTGGCTGCTCCCGAAATCTTGCGCCAGCCTTTGGACTCAGGGCCGCTCATTTTGGCTTCGATTTCGGCGACTCGCAGTTGGAGCTCGCTGACTTTTTTTTCCAACGCAGGAGATTTCATGGTGGTAGGATAACCACAAGCTCTGTGTTTTCAAGCCTGCTCCGAGTCTGTCAAAGACCCGCGCTTTCGCCCAGCCTCGCATTCATCCTTGCGGCGGTCCGCAGCCCCCGTTAGATCGGCCAGCGATGCGTCTGCTTTTTGCCCTTCTTCTTTTACCCTGGTTGGTTGGTTGTTCGGAATTAGCGGATCACCGTCAGGTACCCGCCAAGACGCTGGCTAAGATGGATGCCAAGGCTTTGACCAAGGATCAATTTCTCCAGCAGATGAGCCGGGAAAACGTCCGCCCTTCCCGACCTGTGACCTTGCCATTCCGACTGGTCGGTGGGGTACCTGTCATGAAGGCTGCCATCAATGGCCAGGCCTTCACACCCATGATGTATGATACAGGGGCCTCACGCACCATCATCCAGGCAGGTACGGCGGTGTCACATGGCGTATCCGTCCTGAATGCGGAGGCCGCCACCGTTCAGTTGCAGGGCGTGGTGGGTAGGGAGGAGGGGCGCATCGGCCTGCTGAATCCGCTCGTCATTGGGGACTGGACGCTGAATGGTTACCCTTGCCTCGTTCGCACGTTTGAAAATCGCGTCGTCCATTCGGCCTTTCCTAAAAGTCTCCTTGGTTTTGATCTGGCGCATCGCCATTGCACCTACCTGACGCTGGATTACCGGACGCAGCACATCACCTTCGGTTTTGGCTCAGCCTTCAAGCCGCAGGCAAAGACGCGAAAGGCCCAGGCCCCGTTCACAGTGAAACAAGGCGTGCCTCATATCATCCTCAAATCCGGGGGTAAAAGCTGGGAAGCGATCGTGGATAGCGGCTCCTTCAATGGCATCGAAATCAGCGAAGAAGTGGCCAAACGCTTGGGGGTGCAGGACCAGGGGGAGACCATCCGCGGCATGTACCTCATGGGCGTCGGTGGCACGGTCAGCTCCCATCAAGCCAATTTGCGCACTGTGAAATTATCGGATTTGACGCTTATCGGAGACCGATTTGCCCAGGCAGAAGTGGACATCTCCCCAGGGCCACCCCGGGTAGGCAGCTTTTTCCTCAAGGACTACTGCGTCACCTTTGATCTGAAGCGCAAAGTTCTCCATCTGGAGTGGTGACGACATTCAGGCTGTGCATTCGTCTCAGAAACAGCTAAAAAATTCATTTCCAGAGTTGCAAAGCCCTCCCGGACTTCTATTCTCTAACCTGCTTGTGAAATTTTTCACAAGCGCATTCACCGAGATTTTATGGGTAATTTCTTTCCGCGTTGGACCAATTGGCTGCCTCTCAAGCTGGCCGTCGGGGTCGCATTCATCGCTTTTGGGGTGAGTGTGGGCGTCGCGTACTATTTCACACCGAAGTACACACGGGTGGGATACGAGCCGACACAGCCTGTGCCATTCTCCCACAAGATTCACGCAGGCCAGCTCGGCCTGGATTGTCGTTACTGTCACTCCTTTGTGGAGAATTCCAGTCACGCCAACGTGCCGACCAATCAGACTTGCTTTAACTGCCATGGCCCGGGCAAAGGCAACATCAAATCGGCCAGTCCGAAATTGGAGTTGGTCGTCAAGGCTCACGAGACCAAGCAGCCGATCCCCTGGGTGAAGGTGCACAAGGCTCCTGACTATGTTTATTTCAATCACAGCGCTCACTTGAATCGCGGCATCTCCTGCCAGTCCTGTCACGGACAGGTCAATGAGATGGAAATCGTGAAACATGCGGAGCCCCAGTCCATGGGCTGGTGTCTCGATTGCCACCGCAATCCTGAGCAGAAGTTGCGCCCGCTGGACCAGATCACAAACCTAAATTATAAGCCTGAGCAGCTTGATCGTGCTTCTTTCTATCAGAGCCTTATCGCTAAAGGCGTGAAGGCCGGCGAGATCGCCGAAACCATCCAGGAGGGCGGTAAAGCTGCCTCGGTTGAAGAGCTTGTCTCTCTGGCCTCCCTCACTTTTGGCAAGCAGGTGACCCAGCTCGAAGTGGGCAGCCAGCTCAAGAAGCACTGGCAGGTGCAACCACCTGAAAACTGCACATCCTGCCACCGCTAACCCTGCGCCCCTTTTTTATCGCCCCTCATGAAACGCATCTGGAATCACCCCGAAGAGCCTCAGACCGGCAAGCGCTACTGGCGCAGCACTGGCGAACTTGAGCAGCGCTCGGAGTTTCTGAACAAACTCGGTGTCGAGTTTCCCGCTGGTGACACTCTGAACGAGGAAGAGCGCGAGACCTCTCGCCGTGATTTCCTCAAGCTCATGGGGGCTTCCACGGCCATGATGGGTCTGGCATCCTGCCGCCGTCCGCTAACGAACATCCTGCCTTACACCGACCACGTGGAGTGGGTCGTTCCTGGCAAGCCTCTTCTTTACGCCACTGTCAAGCCGACTGCCACGGGTGCCATCCCAATCGTCGCCATCACCCATGAAGGCCGCCCCACGCACCTTCAGGGAAATCCTCTTCACCCCCTCGGTGGTGGTTTGGACAGCTTCGCTCAGGCCTCCATCCTGGACGTGTATGATCCAGAGCGTTCCCAGGCCCCTCTGGCTGCTGGCAAAAAAACCTCCTGGGAGTCTGCCAATAAGATTCTGACGGCGGCTCTTGAAGCCTCCAAGAAAACCGCAGGTGCCGATCTGGCCCTTGTCATCGGCAGCACCACGTCTCCGACCACCCATCGCCTCCTGGGCGAAATCAAGGCGGCTTTGCCTCAGGTCAAGCTTATCGGTTACGAAGCTCTCGGCACTGAAGGTCTCGCCCAGTCCAACAAAGATGTGCTGGGTGCCGGTGTGAAGACCTTTGTGCGCTTCAGCAAGGCGCTGCGCATCCTTTCGCTTGATTGTGATTTCCTCGGTCTCGACCCTGTCGCAGGCGAGCCGATCAAGCAGTTCACCAAGCAGCGTTCCAAAGACGCTCCTGGCGGTGACATGAACCGTCTCTACGCGCTGGAAAACCGTTACACCGTCACGGGTGGTATGGCCGACCACCGCAAGCCTCTGGCTGCCAGCCTCATCCCTGTTGCCGCAGCGGTCATCGCTTCGGAACTTGGGGAAGCCTCCGCCAAAGCTCTGGCAGACACAGCTTCCGAAGAGCTCAAGAAGTGGCTGGCTCCGGCCATCGCAGACTTGTTGGATAACAAAGGCAAGTCCGTTGTTCTCGCAGGTTCCCGCTACGGCGCTGAAGTTCACGCCCTCGTTGCCGCTATCAACAATGCCCTCGGCGCTTACGGTGAAACCGTTGGCCTGCTGCAGTCCACGGGCGAAGCTGAATTAGGCACCCTGACCGATCTCACCACGGCTTTGACCGCTGGCACGGTGAAGACTGTGATCTCCCTCACGCCTTCCAATCTTTTGTTCGATGCCCCAGACGCCGCATCTCTGGCCACAACGATCAAGGACAAGGCTGTTCAGTTGATCCATCTAGGTCACTTGGCTGACCTCACCGCTTCGAAAGCTGCTCTGCACATCCCTTCAGCTCATTACCTGGAATCTTGGAGCGACGTCCGCGCTGCGGATGGCACTTACTCCATCGTCCAGCCGCTGATCCTGCCTCTCTATGACGGTGTCAGCGAAACCGAATTGCTTCTCGCCATCCTGGGCCGCAAGAAAATCGGCCCTGCGGAAGCTGCCAAGGTAGAAGCCGGTGCCCCTGCTCCGGAGGATCCTGCTTATCAGGCAGTGCGTGACACTTTCAGCATTGTTGCAGGTAGCTTGGATGAAGTGAAGTGGAACCTGACCCTGCGCGATGGTTTCCTCAAAGGCTCTTCCTACGTGAAGGCTGCCGGTGTGGTGAATGCCGCTGCCATCAGCACTTTGGTCGCTGCTGCCAAGATCGCCCCTGTCGCACCGACTGCTGACTCCCTCGAAGTCGTCCTTACGCCAGACTCAGGTGTCTATGACGGTCGTTATGTCAACAACGCTTGGTTGCAGGAAGCTCCAGATCCAATCACCAAACTGACTTGGGACAACGCCGCCTGGATCGGTGCCGCCACTTTCCGTTCACTGGGTCTCAAAGAAGGCCAGAAGGTCCAAATCACTATTGGTGACACGGTCCTGAAAATCGCCGCCATCGAAGCTCCCGGCCACGTATCGAATTCGATTACGATCCCGGTCGGTTACGGCCAGGAAAACCTTGGTTTCATCGGCTCGGGCGACTTCGATAAGCGCAAAGGTTTTGTCCGTGGTTTCAACGCCTACCCGCTGCGCAAGAAGCTGGGAGACTACGTCTTCACTGGCGCTAAGATCGAGAAGCTCGAAGAATATTATGATCTGGCGGTGACCCAGGAGCACAACACGATGGAAGGCCGCGCCCTTTATCGTGAAGGCACCCTCGACACCTTCGCCAAGAAGCCTGACTTTGCCCAGACTACGGGTATGGACGGCCACATCCCGCAGAACATCTCCTTCTACAAAGGGCAGGTGGGCGTGCGCAGCGAGACGAATCCCGAAGGCTTCGATTACGAGAAGCAGCATCAGTGGGGCATGTCGATCGACCTCAGCAAGTGCTTGGGTTGCAACGCCTGTAATATCGCTTGTACCTCCGAAAACAACATTCCCGTTGTCGGTAAAGACCAGGTCCGTAAAGGCCGTCTCATGCAGTGGATCCGTATGGACCGCTACTTCGCCAGCGCCACGTGGGGTGAGAGCAACGCGAAGTCGGACGACGTCAATATCGAGCCAACCGTCGAGCAGCTTGAAAATGCTGAGATGGTGCAGCAGCCCGTTGCCTGCCAGCAGTGCGAATCCGCTCCTTGTGAAACCGTCTGCCCGGTGAATGCGACGGTGCACACCACGGATGGTCTGAACGCCATGGCTTATAACCGTTGCATCGGCACCCGTTACTGCGCCAACAACTGTCCTTACACAGCTCGTCGTTTTAACTGGTTCGACTATAACAAGCGTCCTCTGGACGAGCTTTACTGGGGCCCGCTTTCCACCACTGAGAAGACCGGTGTGCGTGAATCCGTGCAGCTTCAGAAGAACCCGAACGTCACGGTTCGTATGCGTGGTGTCATCGAGAAGTGCACCTACTGCGTCCAGCGCCTGGAAGCAGCCAAGATCCAGCAGAAGCAGAAGCAGCGTGATTCGAAGAACTTCCGCATCCCGACGGATTCCGTCAAGGTGGCCTGTCAGGCTGCTTGCTCCACGGATGCCATCGTCTTCGGTGACCTTGCCGATCCGAAATCTGCTGTGGTGAAGTCGAAGGCTTCCCCTCGCAACTATCAGCTTCTCAAATACATCGGTACCCAGCCTCGCACGAGCTACCTGGCCCGTCTGCGCAATCCTAACAAAAACATGCCAGGCTGGAAAGACATTGCCGCCTGGAGCGCCCACCAAATCTAAGCCGGAACCATGGAAGCCACCGCTACCACTCACTCAACGGAAGCCCACACTGGCCCCGCTCGCATCCTGGATCGCGAGCCTCTGGTGCTGAACAACCGTTCCTACTCCTGGATCACCAACCGCATTTGCGGGATCGTGGAAAACAAGCAGCCCATGCTATGGTGGGTGCTGTTTGTTCCTTCCGTCCTGCTGACGCTGCTCACGGTGTTCTGCTTCACTTACCTCATCTCCACCGGTGTCGGTGTTTGGGGTCAGAAGCAGCCTGTCGCTTGGGCTTGGGACATCACGAACTTCGTGTTCTGGATCGGTATCGGCCACGCTGGCACCCTTATCTCCGCCAT from the Prosthecobacter dejongeii genome contains:
- a CDS encoding TAT-variant-translocated molybdopterin oxidoreductase: MKRIWNHPEEPQTGKRYWRSTGELEQRSEFLNKLGVEFPAGDTLNEEERETSRRDFLKLMGASTAMMGLASCRRPLTNILPYTDHVEWVVPGKPLLYATVKPTATGAIPIVAITHEGRPTHLQGNPLHPLGGGLDSFAQASILDVYDPERSQAPLAAGKKTSWESANKILTAALEASKKTAGADLALVIGSTTSPTTHRLLGEIKAALPQVKLIGYEALGTEGLAQSNKDVLGAGVKTFVRFSKALRILSLDCDFLGLDPVAGEPIKQFTKQRSKDAPGGDMNRLYALENRYTVTGGMADHRKPLAASLIPVAAAVIASELGEASAKALADTASEELKKWLAPAIADLLDNKGKSVVLAGSRYGAEVHALVAAINNALGAYGETVGLLQSTGEAELGTLTDLTTALTAGTVKTVISLTPSNLLFDAPDAASLATTIKDKAVQLIHLGHLADLTASKAALHIPSAHYLESWSDVRAADGTYSIVQPLILPLYDGVSETELLLAILGRKKIGPAEAAKVEAGAPAPEDPAYQAVRDTFSIVAGSLDEVKWNLTLRDGFLKGSSYVKAAGVVNAAAISTLVAAAKIAPVAPTADSLEVVLTPDSGVYDGRYVNNAWLQEAPDPITKLTWDNAAWIGAATFRSLGLKEGQKVQITIGDTVLKIAAIEAPGHVSNSITIPVGYGQENLGFIGSGDFDKRKGFVRGFNAYPLRKKLGDYVFTGAKIEKLEEYYDLAVTQEHNTMEGRALYREGTLDTFAKKPDFAQTTGMDGHIPQNISFYKGQVGVRSETNPEGFDYEKQHQWGMSIDLSKCLGCNACNIACTSENNIPVVGKDQVRKGRLMQWIRMDRYFASATWGESNAKSDDVNIEPTVEQLENAEMVQQPVACQQCESAPCETVCPVNATVHTTDGLNAMAYNRCIGTRYCANNCPYTARRFNWFDYNKRPLDELYWGPLSTTEKTGVRESVQLQKNPNVTVRMRGVIEKCTYCVQRLEAAKIQQKQKQRDSKNFRIPTDSVKVACQAACSTDAIVFGDLADPKSAVVKSKASPRNYQLLKYIGTQPRTSYLARLRNPNKNMPGWKDIAAWSAHQI
- a CDS encoding cytochrome c3 family protein encodes the protein MGNFFPRWTNWLPLKLAVGVAFIAFGVSVGVAYYFTPKYTRVGYEPTQPVPFSHKIHAGQLGLDCRYCHSFVENSSHANVPTNQTCFNCHGPGKGNIKSASPKLELVVKAHETKQPIPWVKVHKAPDYVYFNHSAHLNRGISCQSCHGQVNEMEIVKHAEPQSMGWCLDCHRNPEQKLRPLDQITNLNYKPEQLDRASFYQSLIAKGVKAGEIAETIQEGGKAASVEELVSLASLTFGKQVTQLEVGSQLKKHWQVQPPENCTSCHR
- a CDS encoding ABC transporter permease, producing the protein MSLLARHPILRLFASPQHLWRTVSLGMKSIWLNKLRSFLTALGVIFGVASVVAMLAIGEGASHEAQEQIRRLGSQNIILESVKPPDGQGSSAEARSMVLEYGLTTRDMQQIRQTVPGVSVVVPSRILSENIWNLDRSVDGQILGVLPVYPEMRNRRVIQGRFFTDLELQEKLPVCVLNQTAATKLFPLSTPKGKSVRVKGYYYKILGIMEDEGQRIGGEGGSSASNAGSAQVMIPFSTLMDQYGETFFRMRSGSFEAEKVEFHEAIVRVDDVTQVESRANAIRHLLGKNHKKEDWRIIVPVELLRQAERTKQIFSIVLGSIAAISLLVGGIGIMNIMLASVTERTREIGIRRAMGARQADIVVQFLIETVLLSGAGGVMGVILGVSIPIAVEHFAGVTTVVKVWSPALAFLISVFTGIAFGIYPARRAARMNPVEALRHE
- a CDS encoding PIN domain-containing protein, with translation MAFTILDTNHFAELVHGTERGERLKQRFSKHEADVFTTIITAQEVTEGWSAFIRKQKAGSAKQIHGYQQFQHSLELLMDLSILPFDSNSAAVFLRLRKSFPQVGTQDLKIAGICIAHDAILLTRNLKDFKSLPDLQVENWLD
- a CDS encoding aspartyl protease family protein gives rise to the protein MRLLFALLLLPWLVGCSELADHRQVPAKTLAKMDAKALTKDQFLQQMSRENVRPSRPVTLPFRLVGGVPVMKAAINGQAFTPMMYDTGASRTIIQAGTAVSHGVSVLNAEAATVQLQGVVGREEGRIGLLNPLVIGDWTLNGYPCLVRTFENRVVHSAFPKSLLGFDLAHRHCTYLTLDYRTQHITFGFGSAFKPQAKTRKAQAPFTVKQGVPHIILKSGGKSWEAIVDSGSFNGIEISEEVAKRLGVQDQGETIRGMYLMGVGGTVSSHQANLRTVKLSDLTLIGDRFAQAEVDISPGPPRVGSFFLKDYCVTFDLKRKVLHLEW